The following coding sequences lie in one Xanthomonas hortorum pv. pelargonii genomic window:
- the pgsA gene encoding CDP-diacylglycerol--glycerol-3-phosphate 3-phosphatidyltransferase, translating into MKLTIPTWLTLLRILMIPVLVVVFYLPYTWTNFASAGVFGLAAITDWLDGWVARRYHQYSAFGAFLDPVADKLMVAVALFLIVQGHPTPWMAFWAAVIVGREIAVSALREWMAEIGQRAKVRVAAIGKIKTTAQMVALLCLLYSVTPGQMPTHEIWFGNLIFRAGYWTLAIAALLTLWSGFQYLHAAWPSLRADEKAAITSKPKKVEGNG; encoded by the coding sequence ATGAAGTTGACCATCCCCACGTGGCTGACACTGCTGAGGATCTTGATGATCCCGGTGTTGGTCGTGGTGTTCTACCTGCCGTACACGTGGACCAATTTCGCGTCTGCCGGCGTGTTCGGGCTGGCTGCCATCACCGACTGGCTGGATGGCTGGGTCGCACGGCGGTATCACCAGTATTCCGCCTTCGGCGCGTTTCTGGACCCGGTGGCCGACAAGCTGATGGTCGCCGTGGCGCTGTTCCTGATCGTGCAGGGCCACCCGACGCCGTGGATGGCGTTCTGGGCGGCGGTGATTGTGGGCCGCGAAATCGCCGTCTCTGCGCTGCGCGAGTGGATGGCCGAGATCGGCCAGCGCGCCAAGGTGCGTGTGGCGGCGATCGGCAAGATCAAGACCACCGCGCAGATGGTCGCGCTGTTGTGCCTGCTGTATTCGGTCACGCCGGGGCAGATGCCCACGCACGAAATCTGGTTCGGCAACCTGATCTTCCGCGCCGGTTACTGGACGTTGGCGATCGCCGCACTGCTGACGTTGTGGTCGGGATTTCAGTACCTGCATGCGGCATGGCCGAGCCTGCGTGCCGACGAAAAAGCCGCAATCACCAGCAAGCCAAAAAAAGTCGAAGGCAATGGTTGA
- a CDS encoding sulfotransferase family protein, with protein MNEADLSDLLATLSSLPEELQRVRVAAPALAPQLGGVDALLERSLGQTRAALVQEGTSPALAYDLMSDLHKTSRLADNPFGDRAHFIIGNRRSGTTLLAYLVNASETICSLPENMLCGELAKCDSLLRLGSMVLPHLGMPQSGLYPRLGRMIDELHCEYAQRFGRQRWIAKELFSSSRLDVIDAMFDFRGKFLFLHRHGLDVALSCFQRFVRRDGLPGNPRSGLYLMQYLDEWVATNEAALDFAERAGDRCLQLGYDELSRTPEVVGARVFEFLGEPWSEQVLPRMAQQRIRPFMGDNLTAQRGLAIDAGARVPSWHAWPPELLRSLGRRANPMLERLGYAPL; from the coding sequence ATGAACGAAGCCGACCTGAGCGACCTGCTCGCGACCTTGTCCAGCCTGCCGGAAGAACTGCAGCGTGTGCGTGTAGCAGCGCCTGCGCTGGCGCCGCAGTTGGGTGGGGTGGACGCATTGCTGGAGCGCAGCCTGGGGCAGACACGGGCTGCGTTGGTGCAGGAAGGGACGTCGCCTGCGTTGGCCTACGATCTGATGTCAGATCTGCACAAGACCAGTCGCCTTGCGGATAATCCGTTCGGCGATCGCGCGCATTTCATCATCGGCAATCGTCGCTCTGGCACCACGTTGCTGGCGTATCTGGTCAATGCCAGCGAGACGATCTGCAGCCTGCCGGAAAACATGTTGTGCGGGGAGCTGGCCAAGTGCGACAGCTTGCTGCGGCTTGGCAGTATGGTGTTGCCGCATCTGGGCATGCCGCAGAGCGGGTTATATCCGCGCTTGGGGCGCATGATCGATGAGTTGCATTGCGAGTACGCGCAGCGCTTCGGGCGGCAGCGCTGGATCGCCAAGGAATTGTTTTCGTCCAGCCGGCTCGATGTGATCGATGCGATGTTCGATTTTCGCGGCAAGTTTCTGTTTCTGCATCGTCATGGGTTGGATGTGGCGTTGTCGTGCTTTCAGCGCTTCGTACGTCGTGATGGCTTGCCGGGCAATCCGCGTTCCGGCTTGTATCTGATGCAGTATCTCGACGAGTGGGTCGCCACCAACGAAGCGGCGCTGGATTTTGCCGAACGTGCGGGCGATCGCTGCTTGCAACTGGGTTATGACGAACTTTCGCGTACGCCAGAAGTGGTCGGGGCGCGCGTGTTCGAGTTTCTTGGCGAGCCATGGTCTGAGCAGGTGCTGCCGCGCATGGCGCAACAACGCATCCGGCCGTTTATGGGCGACAACCTGACCGCGCAGCGCGGGCTTGCGATCGATGCTGGCGCGCGTGTACCGAGTTGGCATGCCTGGCCGCCGGAACTGCTGCGTAGCCTGGGGCGGCGGGCGAATCCGATGCTGGAGCGCTTGGGTTACGCGCCGCTATAG
- a CDS encoding VOC family protein, whose amino-acid sequence MTASPLQHTDPTPRYNSIDHIALAVQDLEAAVDFFQHRLGFELIGRRQIAGKRTGMISAEMRQGEITFVLCQGTEPESQVSRLIEHHGVGVAHIALRVDDVHATTGQLRERGLGFDTSVIEGSGLKQAFSSRDSTTGLCFELIERHGESGFQDASVNELFAQLERSGAY is encoded by the coding sequence ATGACCGCCTCGCCACTGCAACACACCGATCCGACCCCGCGCTACAACAGCATCGACCACATCGCTCTGGCCGTGCAGGACCTGGAAGCAGCGGTCGACTTCTTTCAGCACCGCCTGGGTTTCGAGTTGATCGGACGCCGGCAGATCGCCGGCAAGCGCACCGGCATGATTTCGGCGGAGATGCGCCAAGGCGAGATCACCTTCGTGCTGTGCCAGGGCACCGAGCCGGAATCGCAGGTATCGCGGTTGATCGAGCATCACGGCGTCGGCGTGGCCCATATCGCCTTGCGCGTGGACGACGTACACGCCACCACCGGCCAGCTGCGCGAGCGCGGGCTCGGTTTCGACACCAGCGTGATCGAAGGAAGTGGCTTGAAACAGGCTTTTTCCAGCCGCGACAGCACGACCGGCCTGTGCTTCGAACTGATCGAACGCCATGGCGAAAGCGGATTCCAGGACGCCTCGGTCAATGAACTGTTCGCACAACTCGAACGCAGCGGTGCGTATTGA
- the lpxK gene encoding tetraacyldisaccharide 4'-kinase, with protein MSKRGARTPGYWYDNAPIPLSARMLAPVYGAAIALRRALYRRGWRKRHGVPVPVIVVGNVTAGGTGKTPLTIALVTKLQEAGWTPGVASRGYGRDESGTARWVEADTPVALGGDEPVLIAWKTGARVRVDSDRPAAARALVEAGCDIVVCDDGLQHYRLARDVEIEVVDGQRRYGNGRLLPAGPLREPAARARDCDFRVVNLGQGSAAATPQTAEDAGFGEWQMRLSIDSVQPMDGKRVQPLSMLAGQRVHAVAGIAHPERFFAMLRARGIGVVPHAFPDHHVYRAADFSFGSRLPVLMTEKDAVKCRPFADEWLYSVPLKAELPAAFWVSLLDRLDKLASRQGV; from the coding sequence ATGAGCAAGCGCGGCGCCCGCACGCCGGGCTATTGGTACGACAATGCGCCGATTCCGCTATCGGCGCGCATGCTTGCGCCGGTCTACGGTGCCGCCATCGCGCTGCGACGCGCGCTGTATCGCCGCGGCTGGCGCAAGCGCCACGGCGTACCGGTGCCGGTGATCGTGGTGGGTAACGTCACTGCCGGCGGCACCGGCAAGACGCCGCTGACGATCGCCTTGGTGACCAAATTGCAGGAAGCCGGTTGGACGCCGGGCGTTGCCAGTCGTGGCTATGGCCGTGACGAATCGGGCACGGCGCGTTGGGTCGAAGCGGACACGCCTGTGGCGCTCGGCGGTGACGAGCCGGTATTGATCGCCTGGAAAACCGGCGCGCGCGTGCGCGTGGATAGCGATCGTCCGGCCGCGGCGCGTGCCTTGGTCGAAGCAGGTTGCGACATCGTCGTCTGCGACGACGGGTTGCAGCATTACCGGCTTGCGCGCGATGTGGAAATCGAAGTGGTCGATGGTCAACGCCGCTACGGCAACGGGCGCCTGCTGCCGGCCGGGCCGCTACGCGAACCTGCAGCGCGTGCGCGCGATTGCGATTTCCGTGTGGTCAATCTGGGGCAGGGCAGCGCTGCGGCGACACCGCAGACAGCTGAAGACGCCGGTTTCGGCGAGTGGCAGATGCGCCTGAGCATCGACAGCGTGCAACCGATGGATGGCAAGCGTGTGCAGCCGTTGAGCATGCTTGCCGGGCAACGTGTGCACGCGGTGGCCGGGATCGCGCATCCGGAACGCTTCTTTGCGATGCTGCGCGCGCGCGGCATTGGCGTGGTGCCGCATGCCTTCCCCGATCATCACGTGTATCGCGCTGCGGATTTCAGTTTCGGCAGCCGCTTGCCGGTGCTGATGACCGAAAAGGACGCAGTGAAGTGCAGGCCGTTTGCCGACGAGTGGTTGTACAGCGTGCCGCTCAAGGCGGAGTTGCCGGCCGCGTTCTGGGTGAGTCTGCTGGATCGTCTGGACAAGTTGGCGAGTCGGCAGGGTGTGTGA
- a CDS encoding PLP-dependent aminotransferase family protein, with amino-acid sequence MSAAPAMQLPPPTTIATAGDRLEVMNFLNEVSARYPQAISFASGRPSDSGFDLQAWLHTLPRFASYFAQRHGLAPQRALELIAQYGRTQGILDELIAAQLRRDEQVPATPERIIVTAGCQEALLLCVTELCQAHGDVILARNPSYIGITGVADTHGIEIVAFNQHACSDAHTDASALQHTLLQLQAAGKRARLLYLVPDFDNPTGTQLSRTAREAIVQVCAEHGIVILEDNPYGMFGFEAERVAPMAALDRHGCVIYLGTYSKTLCPALRVGFAVLPAQLFGDADAATALKERLLRRKSFCSLNTSQIGQAIVGGVLLEHGGSLQSLIAAPRALYRHNRDRMLDCLQHELGQCAAQVCWNTPAGGFFLVVTLPFAFTAEDAEICARQYGVLVMPLSFFAIDGGCAKQVRLAYSNVASQDIAHGIAQFAAFVRMRLEAGAVNTAAIDEGRI; translated from the coding sequence TTGAGCGCCGCGCCTGCGATGCAGCTGCCACCGCCGACTACCATCGCAACCGCTGGCGATCGCCTGGAGGTGATGAACTTCCTCAACGAAGTCTCCGCGCGCTATCCGCAGGCGATCTCGTTCGCCTCCGGCCGCCCCAGCGATAGCGGCTTCGACCTGCAGGCCTGGCTGCATACACTGCCGCGCTTTGCCAGCTATTTTGCGCAGCGCCACGGCCTTGCACCGCAACGCGCACTGGAGTTGATCGCCCAGTACGGACGCACCCAGGGCATCCTCGACGAACTGATCGCCGCGCAGCTGCGGCGTGACGAACAGGTCCCGGCCACGCCCGAGCGCATCATCGTCACCGCCGGTTGCCAGGAAGCCTTGCTGTTGTGCGTGACCGAACTGTGCCAGGCCCACGGCGATGTGATTCTGGCGCGCAATCCCAGCTATATCGGCATCACCGGCGTGGCCGACACGCACGGCATCGAGATTGTCGCTTTCAATCAGCACGCATGCAGCGACGCACACACCGATGCCAGCGCGTTGCAGCACACGCTGCTGCAGCTACAGGCGGCCGGCAAGCGCGCACGCCTGCTCTATCTGGTGCCGGATTTCGACAACCCTACCGGCACACAGCTCTCACGCACGGCGCGCGAGGCCATCGTGCAGGTATGTGCCGAGCACGGCATCGTGATTCTGGAAGACAACCCGTACGGCATGTTCGGATTCGAGGCCGAGCGTGTCGCGCCGATGGCAGCACTGGATCGGCACGGCTGCGTGATCTATCTGGGCACGTATTCCAAGACGCTGTGCCCAGCGTTGCGGGTGGGCTTTGCAGTGCTGCCTGCACAGTTGTTCGGCGATGCCGACGCCGCGACTGCATTGAAAGAGCGGTTATTGCGTCGCAAGAGTTTCTGCAGCTTGAACACCAGCCAGATCGGCCAAGCCATCGTCGGCGGCGTACTACTCGAACATGGCGGCAGCCTGCAAAGCCTGATTGCCGCGCCGCGTGCGCTGTATCGGCACAACCGCGATCGCATGCTCGATTGCCTGCAGCACGAACTCGGCCAGTGCGCAGCACAGGTGTGCTGGAATACGCCGGCCGGCGGTTTCTTTCTGGTGGTGACGTTGCCGTTCGCCTTCACTGCCGAGGACGCGGAAATCTGCGCGCGGCAGTACGGCGTGCTGGTGATGCCGCTGTCGTTCTTCGCCATCGATGGTGGCTGCGCTAAGCAGGTGCGGTTGGCCTACAGCAACGTCGCAAGCCAGGACATCGCGCACGGCATTGCGCAGTTCGCCGCGTTCGTTCGCATGCGTCTGGAAGCGGGAGCGGTGAACACAGCGGCAATCGACGAAGGCCGCATATGA
- a CDS encoding alpha-hydroxy acid oxidase: MSAIACVDDVQALAQRRLPRMFYDYVAAGSWSQTTRQANRCDLDALRLRQRVAIDVARRSTASTLLGVPVAMPLALAPTGLAGLLYPDGEVLAARAAEAFGVPFVLSTMSICSLEQVCASVQTPCWFQLYLMRDRGFSAALIARAQAAGCGALMLTLDVPFMGQRHADLRNGLSVPPRVSLATLRDFATHPRWCLRMLGSRQRGFGNLAGQVGGQGDLASLAAWTASQFDAALTWDDVAWVRARWRGPLIVKGILDVDDARQAVAAGADALVVSNHGGRQLDGAASSIRMLPAIVAAVGGDVEIHLDSGIRCGQDVLKALALGARGAYIGRAWLYGLAASGQAGVTEVLWLIQRELELSMGLCGRPQIADIDASVLLPRSG; this comes from the coding sequence ATGAGTGCGATTGCATGTGTCGACGATGTCCAGGCCTTGGCACAGCGCCGTTTGCCGCGCATGTTCTACGACTACGTTGCCGCTGGCAGCTGGAGCCAGACCACGCGGCAGGCCAATCGCTGCGATCTGGATGCGTTGCGGCTGCGCCAGCGCGTTGCCATCGATGTGGCGCGGCGCAGTACCGCCAGCACGCTGCTGGGCGTGCCGGTAGCGATGCCATTGGCATTGGCGCCGACCGGCTTGGCCGGCCTGTTGTATCCGGATGGCGAGGTGCTGGCCGCACGCGCGGCCGAGGCATTCGGGGTGCCGTTTGTGCTGTCGACGATGAGCATCTGTTCGCTGGAGCAGGTCTGCGCCAGCGTGCAGACGCCATGCTGGTTTCAGCTCTATCTGATGCGCGACCGCGGATTCTCTGCCGCGTTGATCGCGCGCGCGCAAGCGGCCGGCTGCGGCGCCTTGATGCTGACGCTGGATGTGCCGTTCATGGGGCAGCGGCATGCCGATCTACGCAATGGGTTGAGCGTGCCGCCGCGTGTGAGCCTGGCGACGCTGCGCGATTTCGCGACACATCCGCGTTGGTGTCTGCGCATGCTCGGCAGCCGTCAGCGTGGGTTCGGCAATCTTGCCGGGCAGGTGGGTGGCCAGGGTGATCTGGCCTCGCTGGCAGCATGGACCGCCAGTCAGTTCGATGCCGCGCTGACCTGGGACGATGTGGCGTGGGTGCGGGCGCGCTGGCGTGGCCCGCTGATCGTCAAGGGCATCCTGGATGTGGACGATGCGCGGCAGGCAGTCGCTGCAGGCGCGGACGCGCTGGTGGTGAGCAATCACGGCGGGCGCCAACTCGATGGGGCGGCGTCCAGCATCCGCATGCTGCCGGCAATCGTCGCTGCGGTCGGTGGCGATGTGGAAATCCATCTGGACAGCGGTATCCGTTGCGGCCAGGACGTGCTGAAGGCGCTGGCGCTTGGCGCGCGCGGCGCTTACATCGGGCGTGCCTGGCTGTATGGGCTGGCCGCATCGGGCCAGGCCGGTGTGACCGAGGTACTGTGGCTGATCCAGCGCGAGCTGGAGCTGAGCATGGGGCTGTGCGGCAGGCCGCAGATTGCCGATATCGACGCCAGCGTGCTGCTTCCTCGGAGCGGCTAA
- a CDS encoding low molecular weight protein-tyrosine-phosphatase has product MKVLIVCLGNICRSPMGEGALRARLDEARLSRRVEVDSAGTGDWHAGEPPDPRAIRCARGHGVDISGLRARQVRAADFEHFDWVLCADNSNLRDLQRLAPAALRDKVALWLPWAGVAERDEIPDPYTGGMDDFEHAWQLVDTAASQTVARLTRS; this is encoded by the coding sequence ATGAAGGTCTTGATCGTATGTCTGGGCAACATCTGCCGCTCGCCGATGGGCGAGGGCGCCTTGCGTGCGCGGCTGGACGAAGCGCGGTTGTCGCGGCGTGTCGAGGTCGATTCGGCCGGCACCGGCGACTGGCATGCCGGCGAGCCACCCGACCCGCGCGCCATTCGCTGCGCACGCGGTCATGGCGTGGATATTTCCGGATTGCGCGCCCGTCAGGTGCGTGCAGCGGACTTCGAACACTTCGATTGGGTGCTGTGTGCCGACAACAGCAATCTGCGCGATTTGCAGCGGCTTGCCCCGGCGGCGCTGCGCGACAAGGTCGCACTCTGGCTGCCATGGGCGGGCGTTGCAGAGCGCGACGAGATCCCCGACCCCTACACCGGCGGCATGGACGATTTCGAGCATGCCTGGCAGCTGGTCGATACCGCTGCAAGCCAGACCGTGGCCAGGCTCACCCGCAGCTAA
- the kdsB gene encoding 3-deoxy-manno-octulosonate cytidylyltransferase — protein sequence MTTTTPADFVVAIPARYASTRLPGKPLQLIGDRPMIQHVAERALLAGAREVWVATDDARIAEAIEGLAGVHVAMTGSEHMSGTDRLAECARIAGWEAETCVVNLQGDEPFAPAAGIRAVAELLLRSGTEMATLAAQVDSAHELFDPNVVKLVRTAHGDALYFSRAPIPWHRDSFANQRESLPDDGQWLRHIGIYAYSAGFLQRFAAMPPGLLERIESLEQLRVMEAGYRIAVALTPEQFPPGIDTPDDLARAQTRVASA from the coding sequence ATGACCACCACAACGCCTGCAGATTTCGTCGTCGCCATTCCCGCGCGCTATGCCTCCACGCGGTTGCCGGGCAAGCCGCTGCAACTGATCGGCGATCGCCCGATGATCCAACATGTGGCCGAGCGGGCGCTGCTCGCAGGTGCGCGCGAGGTCTGGGTGGCCACCGACGATGCGCGCATTGCCGAGGCGATCGAAGGCCTGGCCGGCGTGCATGTGGCGATGACCGGCAGCGAGCACATGTCCGGGACCGACCGGCTTGCCGAATGTGCACGGATCGCCGGCTGGGAGGCCGAGACCTGTGTGGTGAATCTGCAGGGTGACGAACCGTTTGCGCCTGCTGCCGGTATCCGCGCAGTCGCCGAGCTGCTGCTGCGCTCCGGCACTGAAATGGCCACGCTTGCCGCGCAGGTGGATAGCGCGCACGAGCTGTTCGATCCGAATGTGGTCAAGCTGGTGCGCACGGCGCACGGCGATGCGCTGTACTTCAGCCGCGCGCCGATTCCCTGGCATCGCGACAGCTTCGCTAATCAGCGTGAGAGCTTGCCCGATGACGGTCAGTGGCTGCGCCATATCGGTATCTACGCGTACAGCGCCGGATTTCTGCAGCGTTTTGCGGCGATGCCGCCCGGCCTGCTGGAGCGCATCGAATCGCTGGAACAATTGCGCGTGATGGAGGCAGGCTACCGCATCGCGGTGGCGTTGACGCCGGAGCAGTTTCCGCCCGGCATCGATACGCCGGACGATCTGGCGCGTGCGCAAACGCGGGTGGCGTCGGCATGA
- the uvrC gene encoding excinuclease ABC subunit UvrC: MSARPQADFDGKAFAAQLSTAPGVYRMYAGDDTLLYVGKAGALRKRVGSYFNGTPKNARLTSMLSQVARMDVTVTRSEAEALLLENQLIKSLSPRYNVSLRDDKSYPYVLLTREDWPRIALHRGPRAVQGRYFGPYTGVTGVRETLSLMHKLFKLRSCEDSVFRNRSRPCLQYQIGRCSAPCVDLVAAPDYAESVRRATMFLEGKSDQLGEEIMQSMQQASEALEFERAARLRDLLSSLRSMQNRQYVDGRAADLDVLACATQASQACVLLLSFRDGRNLGTRSFFPKTNGEDSADEILGAFVSQYYAEHSPPREILLDREIPESELIEAALSTAAEYKVTLKWNVRGERAGYLLLATRNAQLTLVTELTSQSAQYARSEALREMLGLAEQVKRVECFDISHTMGEATVASCVVFDASGPVRGQYRRFNISGITPGDDYAAMRQAIERRFRRAVEENGVLPDVLLIDGGAGQLAQAKGALADLGIENVLLVGVAKGEERRAGHEALVMADGRELRPGAASPALQFIQQVRDEAHRFAITGHRGRRQKARMTSKLEDIPGIGPRRRASLLKHFGGLVGLKAAGEAEIARVEGVNAALAARIYANLHGLALPDAAGESSP; encoded by the coding sequence ATGAGCGCAAGGCCCCAAGCTGATTTCGATGGAAAGGCGTTTGCTGCCCAACTGAGCACCGCGCCCGGCGTCTACCGCATGTATGCGGGCGACGACACGCTGCTGTACGTGGGCAAGGCCGGTGCGTTGCGCAAGCGCGTGGGCAGCTATTTCAACGGCACGCCGAAGAACGCGCGGCTGACCTCGATGCTGTCGCAGGTGGCGCGCATGGATGTCACCGTGACCCGCAGCGAAGCCGAGGCGCTGCTGCTGGAAAACCAGCTGATCAAGTCGCTGTCGCCGCGCTACAACGTCTCGCTGCGCGACGACAAGAGTTACCCGTATGTGTTGCTGACGCGCGAAGACTGGCCGCGCATCGCGCTGCACCGTGGCCCGCGCGCGGTGCAGGGGCGCTATTTCGGCCCGTACACCGGCGTGACCGGCGTGCGCGAAACCTTGAGCCTGATGCACAAGCTGTTCAAGCTGCGCAGTTGCGAAGACAGCGTGTTCCGTAATCGCTCGCGGCCGTGTCTGCAGTATCAGATCGGCCGCTGCAGCGCGCCGTGCGTGGATCTTGTCGCAGCGCCCGACTACGCAGAATCGGTACGCCGCGCCACGATGTTTCTCGAAGGCAAGAGCGACCAGCTCGGTGAAGAGATCATGCAGTCGATGCAGCAGGCCAGCGAAGCGCTGGAGTTCGAGCGCGCCGCACGTCTGCGCGATCTGCTGTCGTCCTTGCGCAGCATGCAGAACCGCCAGTATGTGGACGGCCGCGCGGCCGACCTGGACGTGCTGGCCTGCGCCACGCAAGCCAGCCAGGCCTGTGTGCTGCTGTTGAGTTTTCGCGACGGCCGCAATCTGGGCACGCGTTCGTTCTTTCCCAAGACCAATGGCGAAGACAGCGCCGACGAAATCCTGGGCGCGTTCGTGTCGCAGTACTACGCCGAACATTCGCCGCCGCGCGAGATCCTGCTCGATCGCGAAATTCCCGAGTCCGAGTTGATCGAAGCCGCGCTCAGCACCGCTGCCGAGTACAAGGTGACGTTGAAGTGGAACGTGCGCGGCGAGCGTGCCGGCTATCTGCTGCTGGCCACGCGCAACGCACAGCTGACCCTGGTCACCGAACTCACCAGCCAGAGCGCGCAATACGCACGCAGCGAAGCGCTGCGCGAAATGCTGGGGCTTGCCGAGCAGGTCAAGCGGGTGGAGTGCTTCGATATCAGTCACACCATGGGTGAGGCGACGGTGGCCTCGTGCGTGGTGTTCGATGCCAGCGGCCCGGTGCGCGGGCAATACCGGCGCTTCAATATTTCCGGGATCACGCCGGGCGACGACTACGCCGCGATGCGCCAGGCCATCGAGCGGCGCTTTCGACGCGCGGTGGAAGAGAACGGTGTGCTGCCGGATGTGTTGCTGATCGACGGCGGCGCCGGCCAGCTGGCGCAGGCAAAGGGCGCGCTGGCCGATCTGGGCATCGAGAACGTGCTGCTGGTCGGCGTGGCCAAGGGCGAGGAGCGCAGGGCAGGGCACGAGGCGCTGGTCATGGCCGACGGCCGCGAGCTGCGCCCGGGTGCGGCATCGCCGGCGCTGCAGTTCATCCAGCAGGTGCGCGACGAAGCGCATCGCTTTGCGATCACCGGTCACCGCGGTCGCCGCCAGAAGGCGCGCATGACCAGCAAGCTCGAGGATATCCCCGGCATCGGCCCGCGCCGTCGCGCGAGCCTGCTCAAGCATTTCGGCGGTCTGGTCGGGCTCAAAGCCGCCGGCGAGGCCGAGATTGCACGCGTGGAAGGGGTCAATGCCGCACTCGCCGCGCGAATCTACGCTAACCTGCATGGGCTGGCGCTCCCCGATGCGGCAGGCGAGTCGAGTCCGTAA
- a CDS encoding GNAT family N-acetyltransferase, producing the protein MQHDIQIERACEQHADGVCALYNAPEVARQLLELPYRGVEQWRRQLLHEDERQLALVALHGAQVVGVGSLGSQARVRRAHVGGIALAVRPDWHGRGVGTRLLSALLDVADRWMQLHRLELTVYADNTAAVALYQRHGFEVEGELRDYAMRDGGFVSAYSMARLRQAGIALNAPDGIAMDA; encoded by the coding sequence ATGCAGCACGACATCCAGATCGAACGTGCATGCGAGCAGCATGCCGACGGCGTGTGCGCGCTCTACAACGCCCCCGAGGTGGCGCGACAACTGCTGGAGCTGCCGTATCGCGGGGTCGAGCAATGGCGCCGGCAATTGCTGCACGAAGACGAGCGGCAGCTGGCATTGGTTGCGTTGCACGGCGCGCAAGTCGTCGGTGTCGGCAGTCTGGGCAGCCAGGCACGGGTACGTCGTGCGCACGTCGGCGGCATCGCGCTGGCGGTCCGGCCGGACTGGCATGGCCGGGGTGTCGGCACGCGCCTGCTGAGCGCGTTGCTCGACGTCGCCGACCGCTGGATGCAACTGCACCGGCTCGAACTCACCGTCTATGCGGACAACACCGCAGCAGTGGCGCTGTACCAGCGTCATGGCTTCGAGGTGGAAGGCGAACTGCGCGACTACGCCATGCGCGATGGCGGTTTCGTCAGCGCTTACAGCATGGCGCGGCTACGTCAGGCAGGCATCGCGCTCAATGCACCGGACGGCATCGCCATGGATGCGTGA